One genomic window of Kosmotoga olearia TBF 19.5.1 includes the following:
- a CDS encoding carboxypeptidase M32 — protein MDALEKLKALSKELELINAAVATMAWDQRTYMPPKSAGTRSEAIGYLSTIAFKKFISDETGEIIRELEKEDNFNRLDENEKAMVRIAKREYEKAKAIPPELFQKFTITASKSETVWEQAKKNNDFKSFQPYLEELLEMLREMAELYGYKENPYDALLDKYEPGITTRKLKKIIETLKAELIPFLREIIEQKGKTDPSILYGRFGKKAQEKLSIRALKAIGYDFEAGRLDETVHPFTISLGAGDVRVTTKYDPHFLQPSLYGTFHEGGHALYEQGLPEEFKYTPIYGAVSLGIHESQSRMMENMVARSYEFLKFFYPEIKKVFPKQFGRVSLDRFYRAINHVEPSLIRIEADEVTYNFHIMLRFELEEAMLNKSLEVKDLPRAWNEKIKEYLGIEPQNDAEGVLQDVHWANGMIGYFPSYMLGNLYAAQLFAKAEEEIPKLRKNIEKGNVAVLIEWLRENIHRHGKKYLPEELIKISTGEELNPEYFIRYIKEKYTKIYEI, from the coding sequence GTGGACGCCTTGGAAAAACTAAAAGCATTGTCTAAAGAGTTGGAACTCATTAATGCAGCCGTTGCAACAATGGCCTGGGACCAGAGAACCTACATGCCACCAAAAAGTGCCGGAACAAGATCAGAAGCAATCGGATACCTTTCTACGATAGCTTTCAAAAAATTCATATCGGACGAAACGGGTGAAATAATCAGGGAACTCGAAAAAGAAGATAACTTCAACCGTTTAGACGAAAACGAAAAAGCAATGGTCAGAATCGCAAAGCGGGAATATGAAAAAGCAAAAGCCATTCCGCCGGAACTCTTTCAGAAATTCACCATTACCGCTTCAAAGAGCGAAACCGTCTGGGAACAGGCAAAGAAAAACAACGATTTCAAAAGCTTCCAACCCTATCTTGAAGAACTCCTTGAAATGTTGCGCGAAATGGCAGAACTCTACGGTTATAAAGAAAATCCTTATGATGCTCTATTAGATAAATATGAACCGGGGATAACAACCAGAAAACTAAAGAAAATCATAGAGACATTGAAAGCGGAACTCATCCCATTCCTACGGGAAATAATTGAACAGAAAGGAAAAACCGATCCTTCAATTCTATACGGCCGATTCGGGAAAAAGGCACAGGAAAAACTTTCTATAAGAGCACTCAAAGCTATCGGGTATGATTTTGAAGCCGGCCGCCTGGATGAAACCGTTCATCCATTTACCATAAGCCTTGGTGCCGGCGATGTAAGAGTCACCACAAAGTATGATCCGCACTTTCTACAACCGTCTCTGTACGGGACATTCCATGAAGGCGGTCACGCGCTATACGAACAAGGACTTCCTGAAGAGTTCAAATATACTCCCATATATGGAGCAGTATCTCTAGGAATCCACGAATCTCAATCCCGAATGATGGAGAATATGGTCGCACGAAGCTACGAATTTCTCAAATTCTTCTATCCTGAAATAAAAAAGGTTTTCCCGAAACAATTTGGAAGGGTTTCGCTGGACAGATTCTACCGTGCCATAAACCACGTTGAACCCTCACTCATCCGTATCGAAGCCGATGAAGTTACCTACAACTTCCACATAATGCTCAGATTCGAACTGGAAGAGGCGATGCTAAACAAATCCCTTGAAGTTAAAGACCTCCCAAGAGCGTGGAACGAAAAGATCAAAGAATATCTTGGAATAGAACCTCAGAATGATGCCGAAGGTGTCCTTCAAGATGTTCATTGGGCCAATGGAATGATAGGATATTTCCCATCCTATATGTTGGGTAACCTTTACGCGGCGCAACTCTTTGCCAAAGCCGAAGAAGAAATCCCAAAACTCAGAAAAAACATTGAGAAAGGAAACGTCGCTGTTCTCATAGAATGGTTGCGGGAAAACATTCATCGTCATGGAAAAAAATATCTTCCTGAAGAGCTCATCAAAATCAGTACAGGTGAAGAATTAAATCCCGAATATTTTATTCGCTATATAAAAGAAAAATACACAAAGATATACGAGATATAA
- a CDS encoding ABC transporter permease has product MKRRDRISSLLGTLTVLSISIIAGIIIILLTSDVPSESLFSFFISPFTSKYFFFNMLACATPLIFTGLAVSLAFSAGTYNLGVEGQVYLGALAGTFIAVRLGGAFPFGVVPLIFLTSFLVSGLLAGVSGWLKSSRGANELITSLLAGNAIIILIDYIVEGPFQDFYSGLAATPKVPDNYMLSKVMPPSDFHTGFFIGLFFAILIYWFIYHTRMGYDLRITGKDPEFARYLGIKIGSIYIISMFLSGGLAGIGGIVDVLGIQGRVIRGFSAGYGWNGIAVSLIARNNPLLVIPSALFFAYLDTGAQIASFQADLTPEVARVVQSVIFYFITARAFYEIYTVGREKK; this is encoded by the coding sequence TTGAAGAGAAGAGATAGAATTTCCAGCCTGTTGGGCACCTTAACGGTTCTATCAATCTCAATAATTGCTGGAATAATAATTATACTCCTGACGAGCGATGTCCCGTCAGAATCATTATTTTCATTCTTCATAAGTCCCTTTACCAGTAAGTACTTCTTTTTCAATATGCTTGCCTGTGCCACACCGTTGATTTTTACGGGGCTGGCGGTATCCTTGGCCTTCTCAGCAGGTACATACAACCTCGGCGTCGAAGGTCAGGTTTATCTCGGTGCCCTCGCAGGAACCTTCATCGCCGTCAGACTCGGGGGGGCTTTCCCATTCGGAGTAGTTCCTTTGATCTTTCTTACAAGTTTCCTCGTGTCAGGACTTTTAGCTGGTGTTTCAGGTTGGCTAAAATCTTCCAGAGGAGCAAATGAACTAATCACCTCTCTCTTAGCTGGTAATGCGATCATCATATTGATCGACTATATCGTCGAAGGACCCTTTCAGGATTTTTACTCCGGCCTTGCTGCTACCCCAAAGGTACCTGACAACTACATGCTGAGTAAAGTTATGCCACCTTCTGACTTCCATACAGGCTTTTTCATAGGGCTGTTTTTTGCTATATTGATTTATTGGTTCATATATCATACAAGAATGGGATACGATCTTAGAATAACCGGCAAAGATCCGGAATTTGCCAGATACCTTGGAATAAAGATTGGAAGCATCTATATCATTTCAATGTTTTTGAGCGGGGGACTCGCCGGGATTGGTGGAATAGTGGATGTTCTAGGAATACAGGGAAGGGTAATAAGAGGGTTTTCGGCAGGATACGGCTGGAATGGCATAGCTGTTTCTCTAATCGCCAGGAATAATCCTCTCCTTGTCATTCCCTCAGCTTTATTCTTTGCTTATCTCGACACCGGAGCTCAAATAGCTTCCTTTCAAGCTGACCTGACACCGGAAGTTGCACGTGTGGTTCAATCGGTAATTTTTTATTTCATAACTGCCAGAGCCTTTTATGAAATATATACAGTAGGGCGTGAGAAAAAATGA
- a CDS encoding DegV family protein has protein sequence MKKVKILLDSTGDIPKEWLEKYDVSIVPLHITWPNGDKEDDDTRELKDLKEYWKKLRETDKLPVSSQPSPAEFLEIYQEAKNRGYDEILVLCISTAMSGTFNSATLASREIDIPIRVVDTKKASGVNALVAMRARELLNEGKNVEEVGKLLENEIASGRFHAVFYVSNFDYLVKGGRVSKFQGFVGNLLSINVGIYIDHKTGEMIPFKKVRGSKKAQKTLIEKIIEEVPEGSSVDVILVHADNEEGIGPLEEALKKIYNVRSPIDVSYMGKVISTHVGPGTAGFGLYWRKD, from the coding sequence ATGAAAAAAGTAAAAATCCTTTTAGATAGTACAGGTGATATTCCAAAAGAATGGCTTGAAAAATATGATGTTTCCATAGTTCCACTTCACATCACATGGCCAAATGGAGATAAAGAAGACGATGATACCAGAGAACTTAAAGACTTGAAGGAATACTGGAAAAAACTCAGAGAGACAGATAAACTTCCCGTATCCTCCCAACCTTCGCCGGCAGAATTTCTTGAGATATATCAAGAAGCCAAAAATCGTGGATACGATGAAATACTGGTACTCTGTATTTCAACGGCCATGTCAGGAACCTTTAATTCAGCGACCCTCGCTTCAAGAGAGATAGACATACCGATACGCGTTGTTGACACCAAAAAAGCAAGTGGAGTAAACGCCCTTGTCGCTATGCGTGCTCGTGAACTCCTGAACGAAGGGAAAAACGTTGAAGAAGTTGGAAAACTCCTTGAAAACGAAATAGCTTCAGGAAGGTTTCACGCGGTATTTTACGTTTCCAACTTCGATTATCTTGTTAAAGGTGGAAGGGTTTCAAAATTTCAAGGCTTTGTCGGAAATCTCTTAAGCATAAATGTTGGAATATACATCGATCACAAAACAGGTGAAATGATCCCCTTCAAAAAAGTCAGAGGCAGCAAAAAGGCACAGAAGACGCTTATAGAAAAGATCATCGAGGAAGTACCGGAGGGTTCATCGGTTGACGTGATACTGGTACACGCTGACAACGAAGAAGGCATCGGACCTCTTGAAGAAGCTCTTAAGAAAATTTATAACGTCAGATCCCCGATAGACGTATCCTACATGGGAAAAGTCATCTCCACCCACGTAGGCCCGGGAACCGCTGGTTTCGGGCTTTACTGGAGGAAGGATTGA
- a CDS encoding ABC transporter ATP-binding protein, producing MEGALLTVKNISKFYKSTGVLALDKVTLKVKKGTIHAVIGENAAGKTTLMKIIAGLERKDEGEIIFKGKKLQLKSSLDAYRHGIGMMHQHFMLIEDLTVVDNIFLGTEPGKLGIYDRRKAEKIVREISSRYNLDIKPLSSVSQLSVGEKQKVELLKLLVRNAELLILDEPTAVLTEQEVESLFKIMRELKTSGKTIIFVTHKLNEVKEIADKITVLNRGRIVGKFDNKEFNEKEISIVMSGTTSSKETKHELKSEKNLILSIKGLCVKNPGTGSNVVKNVSIEGYAGELIGLTGVSGNGQEEFVNALFGMAEITSGKVLFKGKNITGLSPRKLRELGIAYIPSDRTRVGSCLQCSVLENLIAHKLRNSEEPGFLLNYHELREWAKEVIKTYSINVTELELPIKYLSGGNIQKIIIARELELNPDVLIVSEPTRGLDTAASQYVHSKLLKLKNEKFVLVVSSDLDEILKISDRIIVMYKGKIVFNKPNTNLTKQLIGEYMLGLRNDFPEDDTF from the coding sequence ATGGAAGGTGCCTTACTTACAGTAAAAAATATCAGCAAATTCTACAAAAGCACAGGAGTCCTTGCCCTGGATAAAGTCACCCTTAAGGTGAAAAAAGGGACTATTCACGCTGTTATCGGAGAAAATGCCGCAGGGAAAACGACCCTAATGAAGATTATCGCTGGATTAGAAAGAAAGGACGAAGGCGAGATAATTTTCAAAGGAAAGAAATTGCAGCTTAAGTCGTCGCTGGACGCTTATAGGCATGGCATCGGGATGATGCACCAGCATTTTATGCTGATAGAGGATTTAACCGTTGTCGACAACATCTTCCTGGGGACAGAACCTGGAAAGCTCGGTATTTATGACCGTAGGAAAGCCGAAAAAATCGTGAGAGAAATTTCCAGCCGGTACAATCTGGACATCAAACCGCTTTCCAGTGTCTCACAACTGTCCGTTGGTGAAAAACAAAAGGTAGAGCTCCTAAAACTTCTCGTAAGAAACGCCGAACTTCTGATACTCGATGAGCCAACTGCGGTTTTGACGGAACAAGAAGTAGAAAGTCTGTTTAAAATCATGCGAGAACTCAAAACGTCCGGAAAAACTATTATTTTCGTTACTCATAAATTGAATGAAGTTAAAGAAATCGCTGACAAAATCACCGTTCTTAATCGTGGACGTATTGTCGGGAAATTTGATAACAAAGAATTCAACGAAAAGGAAATCTCCATTGTCATGTCAGGAACCACCTCTTCAAAAGAGACGAAACATGAGTTGAAGTCTGAAAAAAATCTTATTCTCTCAATAAAAGGCTTGTGCGTTAAAAATCCGGGAACCGGTAGCAATGTTGTAAAAAATGTTTCCATAGAAGGATATGCCGGTGAACTCATTGGACTAACCGGTGTTTCAGGAAACGGTCAGGAAGAGTTTGTTAATGCATTGTTCGGAATGGCAGAAATAACCTCCGGAAAAGTACTTTTCAAAGGGAAAAACATCACTGGACTTTCCCCAAGGAAGTTAAGAGAGCTGGGAATTGCTTACATTCCTTCAGATAGAACGAGAGTGGGAAGTTGCTTGCAATGCAGTGTACTCGAAAACCTGATTGCTCACAAACTGAGAAACTCCGAAGAACCAGGATTCTTACTGAATTACCATGAGCTCCGGGAATGGGCAAAAGAAGTTATCAAAACCTATTCGATCAACGTAACTGAACTTGAACTCCCGATAAAATACCTTTCAGGCGGAAACATCCAGAAAATCATAATAGCAAGAGAACTCGAACTCAACCCAGACGTTTTGATCGTTTCAGAACCTACCCGGGGATTGGATACCGCTGCTTCTCAATATGTCCATTCTAAATTGCTCAAACTAAAAAATGAAAAGTTCGTTCTCGTCGTCTCCAGTGATCTCGATGAGATCTTAAAAATCAGCGACCGAATAATCGTAATGTATAAAGGTAAAATTGTGTTCAACAAACCAAATACAAACCTTACCAAGCAACTCATAGGCGAATACATGTTAGGCCTAAGAAACGATTTTCCGGAGGATGATACATTTTGA
- a CDS encoding IS110-like element ISKol6 family transposase → MDIVGIDWSWNFHTCYSIEQDKVFKIKDGIAGYEKLLKMVSEDAVFVIEESFNRLGDFLLSRGKEVYLLPPKRSKEARGYHSNGVKTDSTDARCIALTYKEHPEYCIKATHDELGMLFRELLRHYRYYTDMSSRLKNKLQNELHNYFPEYARVMGNSWTDCDGRIFLLTICPDVTELRKISDKEINRHFKANHLRYTSSLKRKVKELREKAIDWGMSKYTRDMIANVATQLLEAKREKKKITKEMEKELRKSKYNIILTLPGVGVATGMALVTAFLTHEFKNYRDFQKYCGTMPIVSQSGNFRMCRMRKNCDKKLRGILHMMAINAKKCGAWMKGYYDKKTNKEGKKPSLALRALANILVKIAFAMLRNLKAYDEELFLSSRGNKSPRLNYTTRNSIPGTKKMKKEKLSLPVSVAQTNCHLGTVSGSLSP, encoded by the coding sequence ATGGATATTGTGGGAATTGACTGGTCGTGGAATTTTCACACCTGCTATTCTATCGAACAGGATAAGGTTTTTAAGATCAAGGATGGTATAGCGGGGTATGAGAAGTTGTTGAAGATGGTATCAGAAGACGCTGTTTTCGTCATTGAGGAAAGTTTTAATCGTTTGGGAGATTTCTTGCTATCCAGAGGGAAAGAGGTTTATCTCCTGCCACCAAAAAGGTCAAAGGAAGCCAGAGGCTATCATTCGAACGGCGTGAAGACAGATTCAACAGATGCCAGGTGTATCGCCCTTACCTACAAAGAACACCCGGAATATTGTATCAAGGCAACACATGACGAACTCGGCATGCTTTTCAGGGAATTATTGAGGCATTACAGGTACTATACCGACATGTCCTCAAGACTTAAGAACAAACTTCAAAACGAACTTCATAATTATTTCCCTGAATATGCTAGGGTGATGGGTAATTCTTGGACAGATTGTGACGGGAGGATATTCCTGCTCACCATATGCCCGGATGTAACCGAACTCAGGAAGATTTCTGACAAGGAGATAAATAGACATTTCAAAGCGAATCATCTACGCTACACATCCTCATTGAAAAGAAAGGTCAAAGAACTCAGGGAAAAAGCCATTGACTGGGGCATGTCGAAATACACCAGGGACATGATCGCGAATGTTGCCACACAACTTCTGGAAGCAAAAAGAGAGAAAAAGAAAATAACAAAAGAGATGGAGAAAGAACTACGTAAATCGAAATACAACATAATACTGACGCTCCCGGGTGTTGGAGTAGCTACAGGAATGGCATTAGTAACAGCATTTCTTACACACGAATTCAAAAATTACAGGGATTTCCAGAAGTATTGTGGAACTATGCCAATAGTATCCCAGAGTGGTAATTTTCGCATGTGCAGGATGAGGAAAAACTGTGACAAGAAACTCAGAGGCATTCTCCATATGATGGCGATAAACGCGAAGAAATGCGGAGCATGGATGAAAGGCTACTATGACAAGAAGACAAATAAAGAGGGCAAGAAACCATCTCTTGCCCTCAGAGCATTGGCGAACATCCTCGTCAAGATAGCCTTCGCCATGCTAAGAAACCTAAAAGCCTACGATGAGGAACTCTTCCTTTCCTCACGTGGGAACAAGAGTCCTCGGTTAAATTATACAACAAGAAATAGCATACCGGGGACTAAAAAAATGAAGAAAGAAAAGTTATCCCTGCCTGTCTCTGTTGCTCAAACCAACTGCCATTTGGGAACAGTTTCAGGTAGTCTGTCTCCTTGA
- a CDS encoding ABC transporter permease, whose product MTEFLHGFIITGTPILFAALGGLFTELSGALNIGIEGMMLLSAFFSFMMTYISERLLIGTLSAVASAISLGFLTIFLTEKLKANLFIVGLATNIFASGLTVFLSVEIFHSKGTIAPLNIPKLGQISFGILDKFGPLGEIFNNLNILNYLAIISIPIVYFLVHKTKIGLRIQAVGMNEETAYASGINIVRTRLIAYTIAGIFFGLAGASLSLPLGAFVGNMTAGRGWIALVAVFLGRGKPLPVVTASIIMIGATELSNVLQVITTFSPKLLLTIPYIVTFISVALFSASTKKSR is encoded by the coding sequence ATGACGGAATTTCTGCACGGTTTTATAATCACGGGAACACCTATCCTTTTTGCTGCGCTCGGAGGACTATTTACAGAATTATCAGGAGCCTTAAACATAGGCATAGAGGGCATGATGCTTCTCTCCGCATTCTTCAGCTTTATGATGACCTATATCTCCGAACGCCTCCTGATTGGCACATTATCTGCAGTAGCGTCAGCCATTTCTTTAGGCTTTTTAACCATCTTCCTGACTGAAAAACTAAAAGCCAATCTTTTCATCGTCGGGTTGGCAACCAACATATTCGCTTCCGGATTAACCGTTTTCCTATCAGTCGAAATCTTTCACAGCAAAGGAACCATTGCTCCTTTGAATATACCGAAACTCGGACAAATCTCTTTCGGAATATTGGACAAATTCGGACCTCTGGGAGAAATTTTCAACAATTTGAATATCCTCAATTACCTTGCCATAATCTCGATTCCAATCGTATATTTTTTAGTTCACAAGACCAAGATAGGGCTTAGAATTCAGGCTGTGGGAATGAACGAAGAAACCGCTTACGCTTCTGGAATAAATATCGTACGAACCCGTCTCATAGCTTATACTATCGCCGGAATTTTCTTCGGGCTCGCCGGCGCTTCCCTCTCTCTCCCGCTGGGAGCCTTTGTTGGCAACATGACTGCCGGCAGGGGATGGATAGCTCTTGTTGCTGTTTTTCTCGGGCGTGGAAAACCTCTTCCCGTCGTGACTGCTTCCATCATCATGATAGGTGCGACAGAACTGTCTAACGTACTCCAGGTTATTACCACATTCTCACCGAAACTCCTTCTAACGATCCCGTATATAGTTACCTTCATTTCCGTGGCCTTGTTCTCCGCTTCCACAAAAAAGTCACGTTGA